One Methanobacteriaceae archaeon genomic region harbors:
- a CDS encoding MFS transporter: protein MQKISVKHYVLIIAALSSFLTPFMGASVNVALPAIAAQFKIDAIVQNWIPASYLLAAAIFAVPFGRISEIYGMKKIFTYGMLIFTVFSILSALAPNAMDLIIFRVFQGIGSAMMFVTGLALLTRVYPPQDRGKVIGINIAVVYIGLSLGPVLGGLFTYYLGWPSIFWFTVPIGILTLAIVLGKLKDEWADAKGEKFDFIGSAFYSVALFLLMYGFSLLPDTSGIWMLLIGVLLLLTFVKWELSHSSPVFNMKLFKNYTFAFSSLAALINYSSTFAVSLLLSYYLQYIKAFDAQTTGLILVAQPIIMAIVAPMAGRLSDKKDPQLLATMGMAITTVGLFILSLINQNTSLELIIVALMILGLGFGLFSSPNTNAIMGSVERKYYGIASATVSSMRLIGQTFSVGIVTLVFAFVMGRVVISPESYAILLKSIPICFTIFTIMCFIGIFAAKAKRNSNNVVKGK from the coding sequence ATGCAGAAAATATCAGTGAAACATTATGTGCTCATTATAGCTGCCCTTTCATCTTTTTTAACTCCATTTATGGGTGCATCAGTGAATGTTGCTCTTCCTGCTATAGCAGCACAGTTTAAAATTGATGCTATAGTTCAAAACTGGATACCTGCTTCATATCTTCTGGCAGCAGCTATATTTGCCGTTCCATTTGGTAGAATATCTGAAATATATGGTATGAAAAAAATATTTACCTATGGAATGCTTATTTTCACTGTTTTCTCGATTTTATCTGCATTGGCACCTAATGCCATGGATTTAATCATTTTCAGGGTTTTCCAGGGAATTGGATCTGCCATGATGTTTGTAACAGGTCTGGCCCTTTTAACTCGGGTTTATCCTCCTCAAGACAGAGGAAAAGTAATTGGGATAAATATAGCTGTAGTTTATATTGGACTGTCATTAGGTCCAGTATTGGGCGGATTATTTACCTATTATTTAGGATGGCCTAGCATATTCTGGTTCACAGTACCTATTGGTATTTTAACTCTGGCCATTGTACTGGGTAAACTCAAAGACGAGTGGGCTGATGCTAAGGGCGAGAAATTCGATTTTATTGGCTCCGCATTTTATTCTGTTGCACTATTTTTGTTGATGTATGGATTTTCACTTCTTCCAGATACATCCGGAATCTGGATGCTTTTAATAGGAGTTTTATTATTATTAACATTTGTAAAGTGGGAATTAAGTCATTCTAGCCCGGTATTCAATATGAAACTCTTTAAAAATTATACTTTTGCATTTTCCAGCTTGGCTGCATTAATAAATTACAGTTCAACCTTTGCAGTGTCTCTTCTTTTGAGCTACTACTTACAATACATTAAAGCATTTGATGCCCAGACTACAGGACTGATTCTGGTGGCCCAACCCATAATAATGGCTATTGTAGCACCTATGGCTGGTCGTCTTTCTGATAAAAAAGATCCACAACTTTTAGCTACTATGGGAATGGCCATTACCACAGTGGGACTTTTTATTCTTTCATTAATCAATCAAAATACTAGTTTGGAGCTAATTATTGTGGCTTTAATGATTCTGGGTCTTGGTTTTGGATTGTTTTCTTCACCTAATACCAATGCTATTATGGGCTCGGTAGAGAGAAAATACTATGGAATAGCATCTGCTACGGTTAGTTCCATGCGTTTAATAGGTCAGACATTCAGTGTTGGGATTGTAACTCTAGTTTTTGCTTTTGTAATGGGTAGGGTTGTTATTTCACCAGAATCATATGCTATTCTATTAAAAAGCATACCTATCTGTTTCACAATTTTCACTATAATGTGTTTCATAGGTATTTTTGCAGCAAAGGCTAAAAGAAACAGTAATAATGTTGTTAAAGGAAAATAA
- a CDS encoding glutamate synthase-related protein produces the protein MPFKVERSKELCMRNFDRPGCCWYLCDNRDESQCKNCYSCYNNCPHDVYEIVGDQPYPLHHENCVGCRICEEMCPNDAIEVNAVPEDTRNVWSFSDLLEIQRKSNEGSYKVRGCGATRIIPTFDDLVIVPAQVSRPPIDKYREPCNTKVVLGSRYAENPLVLDTPIMIAAMSFGALSKEAKIALAMGATLAGTATNTGEGGMLPEERKYASKLIAQYASGRFGVSAEYLNNSEAIEIKIGQGAKSGMGGHLLGEKVTAEVSKIRMIPEGSDALSPARHMDIVGPEDLSMKISQLREISDWKVPIMVKFTSGRVSDDVKIAAKAGADIIVVDGMQGGTGAGPDIVTEHSGVPTIAGIVEADEALKHINLREKVSLVAAGGIRNGADVAKAIALGADAAYIATSALVSIGCRVCQKCYTGTCRKGIATQNPQFRRRLDYVEGGKKVARYIEAMTEEACMLTQQAGNTDVSKLEKDDLRALTIESSVLTGVKMAGLEAPFIKK, from the coding sequence ATGCCTTTCAAAGTAGAAAGAAGTAAAGAGCTCTGTATGAGAAATTTTGACAGGCCTGGATGCTGCTGGTACTTATGTGACAACCGGGACGAAAGTCAATGTAAAAACTGTTACTCCTGTTATAACAACTGTCCTCATGATGTTTATGAAATAGTTGGGGATCAACCTTACCCACTTCACCATGAAAACTGTGTGGGATGCCGTATATGTGAAGAAATGTGTCCTAACGATGCAATTGAAGTAAATGCAGTGCCAGAAGATACTCGTAATGTTTGGTCATTCTCAGATCTATTGGAAATACAGAGAAAATCTAACGAAGGATCCTACAAAGTTAGGGGATGTGGTGCAACCCGTATCATACCTACATTTGATGATCTGGTAATTGTACCGGCCCAGGTTTCCAGGCCGCCTATTGATAAGTATCGGGAACCATGCAACACCAAAGTGGTTTTAGGAAGTCGTTACGCTGAAAACCCACTGGTACTGGACACACCTATTATGATTGCCGCCATGTCATTTGGTGCACTAAGTAAAGAAGCCAAAATTGCTCTGGCTATGGGAGCTACTCTTGCTGGAACAGCTACCAACACTGGTGAAGGTGGAATGCTTCCAGAAGAACGTAAATATGCTTCTAAATTAATTGCCCAATATGCATCTGGTCGATTTGGTGTATCTGCAGAATACCTGAACAATTCAGAGGCCATTGAGATTAAAATTGGTCAGGGAGCAAAATCAGGTATGGGAGGACACCTTTTAGGTGAAAAAGTTACCGCAGAGGTATCTAAAATACGAATGATTCCTGAAGGAAGTGATGCTCTAAGCCCGGCCCGACACATGGATATTGTAGGTCCAGAAGATTTGAGCATGAAGATTTCTCAGTTAAGAGAAATCAGCGACTGGAAAGTTCCAATCATGGTTAAATTCACCTCTGGAAGAGTTAGTGACGATGTAAAAATCGCTGCTAAAGCTGGAGCAGACATAATTGTAGTGGATGGTATGCAGGGAGGAACTGGTGCTGGTCCGGATATAGTAACTGAACACTCTGGTGTTCCAACTATTGCAGGAATTGTGGAAGCAGATGAAGCATTAAAACATATCAACCTGAGGGAAAAAGTAAGTCTTGTAGCTGCAGGAGGTATCAGAAATGGTGCAGATGTGGCCAAGGCCATTGCTTTAGGTGCAGATGCAGCATACATCGCAACTTCGGCGCTTGTTTCCATAGGCTGCCGTGTTTGTCAAAAGTGTTACACTGGAACCTGTAGGAAAGGTATTGCTACACAGAATCCTCAATTTAGAAGGAGACTGGACTATGTGGAAGGTGGTAAAAAGGTGGCCCGCTACATAGAAGCCATGACTGAAGAAGCTTGCATGCTTACCCAGCAGGCAGGAAATACTGATGTGAGCAAACTGGAAAAGGACGATCTTCGTGCATTAACTATCGAGTCATCAGTCCTAACTGGTGTGAAAATGGCCGGATTGGAAGCCCCTTTCATTAAAAAATAA
- a CDS encoding Coenzyme F420 hydrogenase/dehydrogenase, beta subunit C-terminal domain, giving the protein MNNNSVKNQAEIQAGNCSEKIAMTGTPCQIMAASIMDDYSGHLGDLPIDLKIGLFCMENFSYSYLKELLKKHDIDLKDVNQCRIEKGYLWLYLTEDQVFKISLDEAKTCIRKSCQICMDFTSEQSDLSVGSVGSPEGWSTVIIRNEKGLELMENAEEAKYIETKPISDSGIKLMERLALKKKSENLKEIKKRENMARPVLYWRIMPEGEYLEEIADSQFADLKSDVIDVGACVLCGACLLSCPENIVEINGRKPEVKGKCPEGCNACYVACPRTYVPDNMVSHDAEKSAFGDYIKIVSAKAAMFQGQDGGVVTSILSFAVSSKVVEEALIVDKSAHDPWKPKPGLTGDVEAIVKASGTKYSACPIFKPLKAEQNNSLKNNSFSESGSNKLKSNGGS; this is encoded by the coding sequence ATGAATAATAACTCTGTTAAAAATCAAGCTGAAATACAAGCGGGCAATTGTTCGGAGAAAATCGCTATGACCGGAACCCCCTGCCAAATAATGGCCGCTTCTATTATGGATGATTATTCGGGTCATTTGGGAGATTTACCAATAGATTTGAAAATAGGCCTTTTCTGTATGGAAAACTTTTCCTACAGTTATTTGAAGGAACTTTTGAAAAAGCACGACATTGATTTAAAGGATGTGAACCAGTGTCGTATTGAAAAGGGCTATTTATGGTTATATCTCACTGAAGATCAAGTATTCAAAATATCTTTAGATGAAGCTAAAACTTGCATCCGAAAGAGCTGCCAGATATGTATGGACTTCACTTCTGAACAGTCTGACTTGTCAGTAGGTTCGGTCGGATCACCAGAAGGATGGTCCACAGTCATAATTCGTAATGAAAAAGGATTAGAATTAATGGAAAATGCTGAGGAAGCTAAGTACATTGAAACTAAACCTATTTCTGATTCCGGTATTAAACTAATGGAAAGATTAGCCCTTAAAAAGAAATCTGAAAACTTAAAAGAAATTAAAAAACGGGAAAACATGGCTCGCCCAGTTTTATACTGGAGAATAATGCCTGAAGGAGAATACTTGGAAGAAATTGCAGATAGTCAATTTGCAGACCTTAAAAGCGATGTTATTGATGTTGGTGCATGCGTTCTTTGTGGGGCCTGTTTATTGTCATGTCCTGAAAATATTGTAGAAATAAATGGTAGAAAACCAGAAGTAAAAGGAAAATGCCCAGAAGGTTGTAATGCCTGTTATGTGGCCTGTCCTAGAACTTACGTTCCGGATAATATGGTTAGTCATGACGCTGAAAAATCTGCCTTTGGAGATTATATTAAAATAGTCTCTGCCAAGGCTGCCATGTTCCAGGGTCAGGATGGGGGAGTTGTTACTTCTATATTAAGCTTTGCAGTTTCTAGCAAAGTAGTTGAAGAGGCATTAATAGTAGATAAAAGTGCCCATGACCCATGGAAACCAAAACCCGGACTTACTGGTGATGTGGAGGCAATTGTTAAAGCTTCAGGGACTAAATATTCTGCTTGTCCCATTTTTAAACCATTAAAAGCTGAACAAAATAATTCATTAAAAAATAATTCATTTAGTGAATCAGGATCCAATAAATTAAAATCTAATGGGGGATCATAA
- a CDS encoding GXGXG domain-containing protein, with product MREIEIDAQSKTPREINRAIRDMSQEYDRIILKNPDAKHYLAAGLTNDVELVIEGSAGYFVGTMTHNARIKINGNAGWFPADNMTEGEVIVEGSAGDGVGQGIYGGTVVVRRDVGSRTGEIMKNGTVIIGGNSGFMTGIFMMGGRIIILGDLAEDAGESIIRGAIYVLGEIKSLGKNAKIEEIDEEDKKELKELLPSYGFELDDSKYDNFRKIVPRSKRPFYGQDSEEG from the coding sequence ATGAGGGAAATAGAAATTGACGCTCAATCAAAAACTCCCAGGGAAATAAACCGTGCTATACGGGATATGAGTCAGGAATATGATAGAATTATCCTGAAAAATCCTGATGCCAAGCATTACCTTGCTGCTGGCCTTACAAATGATGTGGAACTAGTCATTGAAGGTTCGGCAGGATACTTTGTAGGAACTATGACTCACAACGCTCGTATAAAAATAAATGGTAATGCAGGATGGTTTCCAGCAGATAACATGACTGAGGGCGAAGTGATTGTTGAAGGGTCTGCTGGAGATGGTGTAGGTCAGGGAATATATGGTGGAACTGTAGTGGTACGAAGGGATGTTGGATCTCGTACTGGAGAAATAATGAAGAATGGAACCGTAATTATCGGTGGAAATTCTGGATTTATGACGGGTATATTTATGATGGGTGGTAGAATTATCATCCTGGGTGATTTGGCTGAAGATGCAGGAGAATCTATCATAAGGGGAGCTATTTACGTTCTAGGTGAAATTAAGAGCCTGGGAAAAAATGCTAAAATAGAAGAAATAGACGAGGAAGATAAAAAGGAATTGAAGGAACTCTTACCTTCTTATGGTTTTGAATTAGATGATTCAAAATATGATAACTTCCGTAAAATAGTCCCAAGGAGTAAAAGACCGTTCTATGGTCAAGATTCGGAGGAAGGATAA
- a CDS encoding glutamine amidotransferase — MCGIAGVVYKDKKLHPVGSDMTKMLNALQHRGPDSAGFSLYGGLGLENNEYLLNIEVKERPGLIESVKEIVEFVSPIKSEEIIPSVENFNIYRCKISLNEFSQLKPLIMDIDKLEDVMVLNGSHSFEMIKDVGSVLEIADRYDTWSKMGTHAIGHTRFSTESLVDRYHAHPFQTYIIPDITVVHNGQITNYWKIRDPLERKGHIFETNNDTECIVHYVADKLDNGYSLEEALEQSVKDMDGPFSYIIGTPNGVGIAKDQLGLRPGVMSENDDVFAIASEEVSLREVMDTQNVEQISPGEVRVYEI, encoded by the coding sequence GTGTGTGGAATTGCAGGCGTAGTTTATAAAGATAAAAAGCTTCACCCCGTGGGAAGCGACATGACAAAAATGCTAAATGCTCTACAACACAGAGGTCCTGATTCCGCAGGGTTTTCTCTATATGGGGGATTAGGCCTTGAAAATAACGAGTATTTACTCAATATTGAAGTTAAAGAAAGACCAGGACTAATTGAATCTGTTAAAGAAATAGTGGAATTTGTTAGCCCTATAAAATCTGAAGAAATAATTCCTTCTGTGGAAAATTTCAACATCTATCGATGTAAAATTTCTCTGAATGAATTTTCCCAGTTAAAACCCCTGATTATGGATATTGACAAACTGGAAGATGTTATGGTACTAAATGGTAGTCATTCATTTGAAATGATTAAAGATGTAGGCTCTGTCTTAGAAATTGCGGATAGATATGACACCTGGTCAAAAATGGGAACTCATGCTATTGGCCACACTCGATTTTCCACTGAAAGTCTGGTAGATAGATATCACGCCCACCCTTTCCAGACCTATATTATACCTGACATAACTGTTGTTCACAACGGCCAGATAACTAACTACTGGAAAATAAGGGACCCTCTGGAACGTAAAGGACACATATTTGAAACTAATAATGATACGGAATGTATTGTGCATTATGTGGCCGATAAATTGGACAATGGATATTCTTTAGAAGAAGCTCTGGAACAATCTGTTAAAGACATGGATGGGCCGTTTTCTTACATTATAGGGACTCCTAATGGTGTAGGAATTGCCAAAGATCAACTGGGACTTCGTCCGGGAGTAATGTCTGAAAACGATGATGTATTTGCCATCGCCTCAGAAGAAGTTTCCCTGAGAGAAGTAATGGATACTCAGAATGTGGAACAGATTTCCCCTGGAGAAGTTAGGGTTTACGAAATTTAA
- the pdxT gene encoding pyridoxal 5'-phosphate synthase glutaminase subunit PdxT — protein sequence MIRIGILNLQGDVSEHFQIAQKALENLKVEYQLLNVRTAEDASQCNGIIISGGESTVIGKLMVENGIKDIIIQNKIPVFGTCAGMVLLAKETDYEQPLLDLMDMRVKRNAFGRQKDSFEQEIEILGGKYTGVFIRAPAIEKVWEDVQIISKIDDIIIGVKQGKNMALAFHPELTEDTRLHEYFIKEVL from the coding sequence ATGATACGAATTGGAATCTTAAATTTGCAGGGAGATGTTTCAGAGCATTTTCAGATTGCTCAGAAAGCTCTGGAAAATCTGAAAGTTGAATACCAGTTACTGAATGTGAGAACGGCTGAAGATGCTTCTCAATGTAATGGAATAATAATATCTGGTGGAGAAAGCACTGTCATTGGTAAATTGATGGTGGAAAATGGAATAAAAGATATTATAATTCAAAATAAGATTCCAGTTTTTGGAACTTGTGCTGGAATGGTGCTATTGGCTAAAGAAACTGATTATGAACAACCTTTGTTAGATTTAATGGATATGCGAGTCAAAAGAAATGCTTTTGGCCGTCAAAAAGATTCTTTTGAGCAAGAAATAGAGATATTAGGTGGAAAATATACTGGAGTTTTCATCCGAGCCCCGGCCATAGAAAAAGTATGGGAGGATGTTCAGATAATTTCTAAAATTGATGATATAATTATTGGGGTGAAGCAGGGGAAAAATATGGCCCTGGCATTTCATCCAGAACTTACTGAAGATACTAGATTACATGAATACTTTATAAAGGAGGTATTATAG
- a CDS encoding malate dehydrogenase codes for MKVSVIGASGKVGSSAAFCLAEEYSLRELVLVSREESLDKIKGEAMDMYDALAAKDVHVDIKSTSNLEDLAGSNIIVLTSGIARKEGMSRMDLAIPNAKIVAKYAKAVAKYAPDSILLVVSNPVDVMTHVALKASGMDKTRVIGLGNHLDSLRLKTFIARHFNINVSEVRSRVIGEHGANMVPLLSSTSIGGILLKYFSNYHDFDMGNIIEKVKSAGEEVIIRKGATEFGPAYAISNIVTTILNDQKRILTVSAYLDGEIEGVKGVCLGVPAKVGAKGIEEIIPIKMSDYEIKAFLKAADVVKSLTDDVFKAADI; via the coding sequence TTGAAAGTAAGTGTAATTGGAGCTTCAGGAAAGGTTGGAAGTTCTGCTGCCTTTTGTTTGGCAGAAGAATATTCACTTAGAGAGTTGGTCCTTGTTTCTAGAGAAGAAAGTTTAGATAAGATTAAAGGGGAAGCTATGGACATGTATGATGCTTTAGCAGCAAAAGATGTTCATGTTGATATTAAGTCAACTAGTAATCTGGAAGATTTGGCTGGTTCTAATATTATTGTTTTGACATCAGGTATTGCTCGAAAAGAAGGTATGTCAAGGATGGACTTGGCTATTCCCAATGCTAAAATTGTTGCAAAATATGCGAAAGCAGTTGCTAAATATGCTCCCGATTCTATATTGCTTGTAGTGAGTAATCCTGTAGATGTAATGACTCATGTGGCTTTAAAAGCTTCTGGAATGGATAAAACCCGTGTTATTGGTTTGGGTAATCACCTGGATTCTTTGCGTCTTAAAACTTTCATTGCCCGCCACTTCAATATAAATGTTAGTGAAGTAAGATCCAGGGTTATTGGAGAACATGGGGCAAATATGGTTCCTCTTTTAAGTTCAACATCTATTGGTGGTATTTTACTCAAATATTTCTCTAATTATCATGATTTTGATATGGGGAACATTATAGAGAAGGTTAAAAGCGCAGGGGAAGAAGTAATTATTAGAAAAGGAGCAACTGAATTTGGCCCAGCTTATGCAATTTCTAATATTGTAACTACCATCTTAAATGATCAAAAAAGAATCTTGACCGTTAGCGCATACCTTGATGGTGAAATTGAGGGCGTTAAAGGTGTATGTCTGGGAGTACCTGCTAAAGTCGGTGCGAAGGGTATCGAAGAGATCATTCCCATAAAAATGAGTGATTATGAAATTAAAGCTTTTCTTAAAGCTGCTGATGTGGTTAAATCTTTGACTGACGATGTTTTTAAAGCGGCAGACATTTAA
- a CDS encoding HEAT repeat domain-containing protein encodes MEKKENVIRLIESLQEDDEHVRVQVIELLEEIGNPAVDPLIDVLDSPNKYVRMGAAKALGVIGDSKAIEPLIKTLKDDNKWVRRDASGALAQMGTDAVEPLINILSDDDWKVRGAATWALGNIKDPRAVEPLIGVLNDESGFVRGGATWALGNIGGEKAESALKEVAKGEGTYTKKVASNYLNKDDN; translated from the coding sequence ATGGAGAAAAAAGAAAATGTGATTAGACTCATCGAATCTTTACAGGAAGATGATGAACACGTTAGAGTGCAGGTTATTGAACTTTTAGAAGAAATCGGAAATCCTGCTGTTGATCCACTCATTGATGTCCTTGATAGTCCGAATAAATATGTTAGAATGGGTGCTGCTAAGGCTTTAGGGGTCATTGGGGATTCTAAAGCAATTGAACCCCTGATTAAAACTTTGAAAGATGATAATAAGTGGGTTCGCAGAGATGCTTCAGGTGCTTTGGCTCAAATGGGGACTGATGCAGTTGAACCTTTGATAAATATTCTCTCAGATGATGATTGGAAAGTTAGAGGTGCAGCCACTTGGGCTTTAGGTAATATAAAAGACCCTAGAGCTGTTGAGCCTTTAATAGGTGTTTTAAATGATGAAAGTGGATTTGTAAGGGGCGGTGCTACCTGGGCTTTAGGTAATATTGGTGGTGAAAAAGCCGAAAGTGCATTAAAAGAAGTTGCTAAGGGCGAAGGAACATATACTAAAAAAGTTGCTTCTAATTATTTGAATAAAGATGATAATTAA
- a CDS encoding tetratricopeptide repeat protein — protein sequence MNDVLLILGFMDVFTGSKKGSIKYYEEKLHEFQEKEAETLIDIGAIYLEKNDLQNALKNFNDALNTYKKLKYHEGVAYTFDLIGDTYLSARNCEMALRNFKQAREIYASIGSSIADEMSEKIDEVGHINESMDMDLDLVDFDEKENSVDQKEYADDDYFDEVPFEDINAAGENLDDPSKSDNSSKSDKISMKKIAKKLEESIMLLENSDIYSIYYKDSKDEGIEYLKEALLTAEVIDDTKGQATLHLMIGDNDLKNKNTAQALNHFGQARKIFERSNDKKGKAIAMLLMGAVFFVLDEKDEMYDLFKNSFNLFHEIKYKDGENVAKDLIGMLSI from the coding sequence ATGAATGATGTTCTGTTAATATTGGGATTTATGGATGTTTTCACCGGCAGTAAAAAGGGTTCTATAAAGTATTATGAGGAAAAGCTTCATGAGTTTCAAGAAAAAGAAGCCGAGACATTAATTGATATTGGCGCCATTTATTTGGAAAAAAATGATCTTCAAAATGCTTTAAAAAACTTTAATGATGCTTTAAATACCTATAAGAAACTCAAATATCATGAAGGTGTAGCTTATACCTTTGATCTTATTGGTGATACATATTTGTCTGCTAGAAACTGTGAAATGGCCCTAAGAAATTTTAAACAAGCAAGGGAAATTTATGCTAGTATTGGCTCTTCAATAGCAGATGAAATGAGTGAAAAAATCGATGAAGTAGGCCATATAAATGAGTCTATGGACATGGATCTGGATTTAGTAGATTTTGATGAAAAAGAGAATTCAGTTGATCAGAAAGAATATGCTGATGACGATTATTTTGATGAGGTACCCTTTGAGGATATAAATGCTGCGGGTGAAAATTTAGATGACCCTTCTAAATCTGATAACTCTTCTAAATCTGATAAAATATCCATGAAAAAGATTGCTAAAAAGTTAGAAGAATCAATAATGCTTCTTGAAAATTCTGATATTTATTCAATTTATTATAAAGATTCTAAAGATGAGGGTATAGAATATCTTAAAGAAGCCTTATTAACTGCTGAAGTAATTGATGATACTAAAGGGCAAGCTACTCTTCATTTAATGATAGGAGATAATGATTTAAAAAATAAAAATACTGCTCAAGCTTTAAATCACTTTGGCCAGGCACGAAAAATCTTTGAAAGAAGTAATGATAAAAAGGGCAAAGCTATTGCCATGCTTTTGATGGGTGCTGTATTTTTTGTCCTAGATGAAAAAGATGAAATGTATGATTTATTTAAAAATTCTTTTAACTTATTTCATGAGATTAAATATAAAGATGGAGAAAATGTTGCCAAAGACCTTATTGGGATGCTTTCTATTTAA